The genomic window GAGATTGTCAATCGCAGAGATGCAAACAACCCAGTTGCCATCCGATCTAAGGGAAATATCGCAGTAGTTGGTGTTTTTAACGAGCTTTGTTGATGGGAGGGAACTGGAAATCCTCACGAAAGGAGCTTCTTTATAAAAGTCATTGTAAAGCTGGTATAGTGAATCTTCCTTCAAGGTTTCTCTTAGCTTCACATACACAGTGGAGAGTATACCCCTTTCAATTGGGGCGAGATGCGGGACGAAGAGGACGGAGATTTCTCTTCCTGAGAGGAGGGAAAGCTCTTGTTCCATCTCGGGGGTGTGGCGATGTTTCAAGACATTGTAGGGGCGGAGGTCATCATAGCAATCTATGAAGAGATTTCCCACGGAGGGATTGTAATTTCTTCCCGCTCCCGATATCCCCGAATAACAATTAGCGATTACTTCACCCTCTATCAAGCCAGCTTTCGCCAGGGGAGCAACTGCGAGGGTGACACCGGTTGGATAGCAGCCGGGGACGGCTACGAGTTTTGCCTTTCTTATCTCTTCCCTATGGAGCTCGGGAAGACCGTAGACGCTATGGGGGAGGATATGAGGGGCTGTATGGGGTTTACCGTACCAGTGAGAGAAAAGCTCCGCATTTTTAAGGCGAAAATCCGCCCCTGAATCTATGACTTTTATACCTAGGGGGATGATTTCCTTGACCAAATCCATAGAGGCTCCGTGAGGTTTACAGATGAATACGACCTCGCAGTTTTTCTTTATCAAATCCAAATCGGTGGGGTGTAGGGACAAATCAATGTCCCTGAAGCGGGGAAGCACCTCGCATAGCTTTTTGCCAGCTGAATGGTCCGAGGCGAGATAGGAAATTTCAGCCTCGGGATGATTCCAGAGGAGAGATAGTAGCGTCTCTCCTACTAAACCGGTAACGCCAACTATTCCAATTCTTGTCATATTTTCTATCTCCTGGGAGGGTTTATTAAATTTTACCATATAATTTTGAGCGGTCAAGATTTTAGGGATATATGCCAAAGGTTTAACGCTTTTTCAGGAATTCATAAAGATTAGGGGCAATTAACTCCTAAAACTTACACCCATAGATGCGAGCCCGCAAAAGGAGGGCGTGGCAATCTCATCTTCTTTGGAAGGGATTCCCAACAAATTCAAAATCTTTGGAAAATTGCAAAGTATTTTTAAGAAGCAATTTTTCTCTCCACGAACCTCAAAATCCTCTCGGCTAATTCTAACGCCTTTTTGAAATCTTCCTCAGTGAAAAGCTCGTATGGGAGAGCGGGTGGAGCGACGGCATCAGGATACCTTGTTGTGAGATAAAATCTGTCAAGATATTTACCCGCATCCAAAAGCTCCCTGAACTCGGAATCGTATTCAGCGCATTGCTGTGTGAGATTGAAAATGGAATGTTCCCAGATATATCTTTTACCCATAAAGTAAAGAAAAGATTTCAAAGCCTTCTGTCCCGCTTGTTCCAAGTGAAAGCAGGCATAAGCGTATTCACCCATCTTCCCCAAGTTCTTCCCAATCTCCAAATCCTTCTTAGCTTGCCGAAGCCAGCGCCTTGCCTCCTCTTTACTTCTTCTCATAAACTATCTTTCCCTCCTTCAAAACTCTTTCAATAAAGGGATTGCCCGATTCAATCATTCTATTAAACTCCTCAGGAGTATAAACGAAGACATCAATTTTGCCGAGCTCATTTCCCAATAACCCAGCGACCTCCAAGAGCCTTTCTATGAACCTCTTCTCCGTGTTTTTAATAACAACGAAATCAATATCGCTCTCGCTATCAAAATCGTTTCTTGCATAGGAGCCGAATAGGATTATCTTCTCAGGGTCATATCTTTTCAGACACTCAATCGCCTTCTTTAGCCTATCCATTTGGGGAAAAGTATAAGGGAAATCTCCCTAAAAGTCAAAAATTTTATTTGCCTTTTTGTTGTTTATTTGCTAATATAATAAAAAAGCAACAAAGGAGGCATGAGAATGAAGCGATATGTTAGTGAGAGCTGGCTAAGGAAGAAGGAGAAGAGGGAGTTAGGTGTAGCGAGGAGGTATGCGGTGGTATATTTAGAGAGCGTGAGGGAGAAGGAGGCGGCGGAGCGGGAGAGGGAGAAGGCGAGGAGATTAGTGCAAAAGATATTATCTCTTACAGAATTGAGCGAGGTGCAGAGGGAAGTGATAGATTACTTTTTAGAGGGGTTATCATTGAGAGAGATAGCGAGAAAAAGGGGGGTGCATTTCCGAGCTGTTCAGAAAGCTTTCAGAGGGGCATTGAAGAGGATGAAAGAGGCGATAAAGAAACACAACATAGACCCCGACGAAGAAGACATAGATTTTTTCACGGAATATGATTATTGATTTGGTTGGGAAGATGGGTAAGCAAAAGAGGGGAAATTCTTCTCTATTTTATAGAAAGAGATGAGTTCTGTATTTGACGATGTATATGATTTGTTGAGGCAAAAGCTCAATTCCTTCCTTGAAGCGAGAGGGCTTGAGCCGATTAGAAGATTCTCGCTTGTGCCTGTTCCAAACGATATCCTCCCGTCCCTTGCCCTAATCTTCAGAGAGCTTGGAGTGGCAAAGGAATTCTCTTCTCCCAAAAGGAATGTCTTGAAAAGCGTTTTCAATCTCTTCTTCTTTCTACGGGAACAAAAGCAAATGGAGAGCTCGTTAATGGGAGATTATATCCAGGCGATTTGCGATTTCCTTGAGGAAAATAAGCCAGGAAGAGTTTTTTGGGGGAAATGCGAGAAAATCTCCCATCTTTCCCTTAAGCACCCTTCTCTGAAAGGCGTGAACATTGAATATGAGGTCTTCTATATAGATTAGGAGGTGTTTTTATATGCCCTTAAGACTATTGGGAAAGGATGTGACAATTCTCCAGGCGGGAACGAACAACATCGTGGCGCTCTATGAGAAGGCTGTCATTGAGCTGGAAAGCGAGCTCATAAATGTTTCCGCTGTAAAGGACGAATGGTCGCTCTTCGCTGTCAATAGAAAGGGATGGAGAATAAGGCTCCTTAAGCTCCTTGATTCTGCTCCCATTTTCCCGACCCTTCTAAGCGGGGCAAATGAGGTTAACCCCCTTGAGGTGCAATGCCAAATAACAATACCGGGCGAGGTTCCAGGAAGCTGGAGCTTCTCAGGAAACGCCATCCCGGCTGGTGCCTCCCTTGATATGCAGAAGATATTGAGGGAGGAGTTGGTTCTTCAGGGATTGGGAACTCCCACGATTTCATAAGGAGGTGAAAAAGATGAGAAAGTTTGAGAGAAGAGAGACGAAGGAAACAGAGGTAATTTATGAGGGGGAAAGGTTCAGGTTAAGGGAAATAAGGAGCGCGGTTGATATAGCGAGATTGTTTCAGAAAACTCGTCTGTATTCTGCGGGTTTGAGGAACTACAAGCTCTCTAATGGTGATGTAATTGAGCTTCCTTCAGACCTCGCCATAGCCTGTCTCTGGGTTGAGGCTTCCCTTGTTGAGCCGAAATTATCCTTTCAAGAGCTCGTGGAAATGTCCCTGCAAACTGGCGCTCTCATTTTCGTCCTTTTGGAGAAGACTCTTGAGCTCTGCGGTATGTTGGAGGGTGAGGAGGATTTTTTTCTTCCGAGTGGGGAAAGTTTTGGCGAGAGATTGTGACGAGTTGTCTTCTTATGACGGGCAGACATCCCGAAGAACTGGATATATCTTTAACGAGCCTTTGGGAAATCCTTTCAATAGCAAGGGCGATGATATATGGGGAATTTCTTAAATAAGATAATCAAAATGAGCCTGATAAGTAAATTGGTATTGAGGAAAGCTGATGGGAAATCGGCGTTTAATGTTTTGGGGGGAAAGAGATTGCGGAAGATGGAGGATGGTGGATGGAGAGAGATTGGCACGGTAAAGAAAACAATGAGTAGGTTTTCGTTTAAAGAATTTCAATCATTAAGGATTGCTCCCTCCAAGTTTTCCGCAGTTGATAAAATTTATAATTTCTCATTCTCCTATCTTTTCTCCTTTCCGCAAAGGGAGAAAGGGGAATGGATTGGGGCTATGAGTAATTTGAGGAAACCTTTGTTCCGTTTTGTATTAGGAAATCCCAATATAATAAGAAACCTTGTTCCTCAAATGAGGGAAATTTCCATTTCATCAATCAAGCCCCAAAAGGAGTTCTCTATCACGGTTCCTTCCCTCTTTAGCTCCCAGTATATTGAAGAGGATGTCTTTTCCTCATTGCTGAAATCTTTAAGAAAGCAGTTGGGGTTCTAATGGCTTTGGGAATTTCCGTTGATAAATCAAACCCGGCATTAAACGAGACTTATACTATCACGATTTCCCCTCCCCAAGGCGGGGCTTTCCATCATCATGTGACCCTCTATGAAAGCACTGATGGAGGCAATACTTGGACTGCTCTCCAAACATGGCAAACGCTCGGCTCATCTACCCCTCTCAATTATTCCACTTCCAAATCCACAGCTGGCACATATACCTATCAAGCGATAGACTATTACATTGATAACTCCATAGCCGACCAATCTGGGACGATAGATGTAAACGTTGGCGGGGCTTCCCCAACGACCCTTACTTTATCCGTTGACCCTAATCCCGTTGTCCACGACCCTGCGGGCGAGGGTGTTGCCACTCTCACAGCAACCCTCACAGCCGACGGGACTCCCCTCTCGGGTAAGACGATAACTTTCCGTGTCACTCAGGTGGGGATACGAACCCCTGACCTCTATACCACTACCTCAGAAACGGGCACGGATGGAACCGCGAGCGTCCAAATCTCGCCATCCCTGTGGTGGGCTTCCTATCCCGATGTCCTTGATGTTGAGGTTGGGGCGGAATTTGGTGGCGAGTATCCCAACTACGGACCTTCCTATAGCGATTGGATAGAGGTCAAATGGTATAGGGCTGATACAACGCTCACGCTTACCGCCCCCTCGTCCGTTTCGGCTGGCGTCCAATTCCAAATCTTGGTCAAATTAGAACCGCAGACCTATTCAAATGAATATCAAGACAAGACAATTGAGCTCTGGCGAGACGGCTCAAAAGTTGCGACCGCTCAAACGGACACAAATGGCGTCGCCTATTTCTATCAGACGCTCCAACCCGGCACTTACTCCTATCAGGCAAAATTCAATGGCGAGATAGGGCACCTCGCCCCCGCCACATCCTCAACTGTGGAAATCACGGCTACAGGAGCGGGCTCCCTTACCCTCTCTGCCACCCCGGGCTCGGGTCAAATCCTTTACGAATGGTCTAAATATGAGGGGGCAAACTTTGACCACTACCGTTTGAGAGTGGGCACCTCATCAGGCGGAAGCGATGTGGCGAACCTTACATTTTCAGATGTCAATAAGACCTCCCATATTTTGACGGGATTGGTTAACGGAACGACCTATTATGCGAGGATATACGCCGAGGACAGCTCAAACTCCGTTCTCGCTCAATCGGAAGAGATTCAAGCGACGCCTCAAGCGACCACTTATACGGAAGTATCGGGCACTGCCACATCCCAGAAGATTTCACTCACGAGGGCTGTTTCAGGTCAAATCATCTCTGCCTCCACTTGGAACCAAGATGAGCAGACGATTGAGAACTTCACGGGCAAGATATATATCGGCTCCGTGGATATACCCACCAATGTCAAGGATGTCAAAGTCAACCTTCCTTCGGGGCTACCAGCGAGCATAAAAGTGATTGGGATATTAGAGAGCCCTGTTCCCGTTGCGGTTTCAATTGAAGAGGTCACCTCTTCCTATTTCAAGCTTCACCTTTCCTCAGCGATAAATTACACGACAAAATTCCACTATCTCATCTGGGGAGTGTGAGACGAAGATGTCTAAATGCATAGTTATTGACCCGGGTCATGGAGGAACCGACCCCGGCGCGGTTGGGTTCGGCGTGAGGGAAAAAGACCTTGCTTGGAAGTATTCTCTCTCGCTCAAATGGTTTCTCCAGAAGCTGGGTTATGATGTTATCCTTACGCGCTGGAGCGATGTTTATGTTCCGCTCGGCATCCGTCCCCAGATAGCGAGAGGAAAGGATGCCTTCGTATCAATCCATTTCAACGCTGGGAGCGAGCAGGCAAGGGGATTGGAGGTCTGGTATCACGATAACGATAGGAAAGGAAAGAAATTCGCTGAAACAGTGGAGGGGGTTATGCGTAAAGTGACGACCTCAAGGGGCGTGAAAAGGGATACATCAAGATATAAAAGAGGCTTCTGCGTCCTCCGGCTATGCTCTGCTTGGGGCATACCAGCGATATTGGTGGAGGTTGGTTTTATCACCAATTATGAGGAGAACAAAGCCCTTATGAGGGATAACGAACGGCTGAGGCTAATGCAATCCCTCGCCTTAGCCATTGATAAGTTTATGAAAGGAGGTTGATAAAATGCTAGACTTAATAAAAGATAGCGGTAGGTTTGTTGTGGATGTGGCGCAGGCATCGGAGTATTACTACTGGGAGGGAACGCTACTGGCGGGTCAAACATTTTACTCCCCAGTGTTGGATATACAGGGGAAGGCGCGGGTTGCTTATCTGTGGGTAAATCGATCCACATCAGTTGGAAACATGACATCTATGGGGCTTCATGTCTCCTACGCACAGGATTTCCATGTTTCGTTTGTCAGGGCAAGCAGTTCCAATGTAGCACCCGGTGGAACTGGAGCAGGCGATATCGTTTCTCCTGCTCGTTTTATTCGCTTCTATGTGATCGCCGATGGCACCAATGGAGACCATAATTTCGTAATTTTGGCGGCTATCCACCCAGTTTCCTAAAAGGAGGTGAAAAAATGATTTGTGAAATTTGCGGGAAAGAGATTAACCCTGAGCAACCTTGCATAGCTGAGGGATTGGACGAGAACGGAAATCCGACCGAGGCGACGAAGTTCTACCACGCTTGGTGTCTCGCCATCCAAAACAAGGCGAGCTTCACTTGGGAAAAAGACGGGGAGATAATCGCCCAAGTAAAGGAAGGCGAACCCATCAAACTGCCGGAGGAGGGCTGAAATGGACGAGGGCTTGAAGACCTTATTTGACTATGGCGCCTTAGGGGCTATCGTTGCGGTCTTCCTCTACTACGGCATAAGAACGCTCAACGCCACGATACCCCAGCTCTTCCATGAGCTCAAGACCCTCAATAAGACGATGAAACTTATCCTGAAGGCGCTGGTGGAGCCCCTGCCCAGAGGCGCAAAGCAAAGGCTTTTAGAGGAATATCTCCAAGAGTTCGCTGAGGAAAAGGAAAACGAGAAAGGAGGTGATAGGGAATGATAGAAGCAATTGCCACCGGCATCGCTGGTTTCGCCCTCGCTGGCTTAGCTTACCTTATGAGAAAGGTGGTGAAAAACATGGAAATGCGAGAGATTTTTGAGTTCACGCTTGAGCAAATCCTTTACGAGAAGGCAATCCACGCCGCCGAAGTCTGGGGCGAGAGAATGAAAAAGGCGCTCAAAAAGAAAGTGGCAGGCTCAGAGAAAATGCAGAAGGCGATCAAAGAGGTCAAGGACTCTGTCTCTCGCCTCAAATCAATGGGAATAGAGATAGTCATAGACCTTGATGAAAAAGCTCTAAAAGCCAAACTCCAAGAGGTCTTTGACAGAATGAAAGATAAATTGCACAAGGTTTAGCGAGGCTTGTGCCGAGTTTGAGAAATCTTTCTTTTACAGAAAGTCAGGCAAGTGTGAATTTTGATTTTCTAAGAAGAGGGTATATTGGTAATTGTCGGTATTTGACTCCAATACTTTCCGTTTTTAATTGGCAATCTATCCCTATCAGTTCGTTTTTCTTTCAGAGAAAAGCAGATTCACCATCACTGTGAAGGCTCGGCAGGTTGGGTTCTCTTACGCCTTTGCCCTGCGCGGGCTCAAGCGGGCTTTGTCCGAGCCCGGCTATTCCGCCTTATATCTTTCCCTTAACCAGCGGGATGCGGAGGAGAAAATCCGTTATGCCCGCCTGATTTATCAAGCCCAACCAAAGGAGATAAAGAGGAAAATCAAGCTGGTGCGGGATAGCCTTCAGGAAATCGCCTTCTCCAATGGCTCACGCCTGCTTTCCCTTCCCTGCTCCTCTGGGTTAAGGGGAAAGTCCGGACACCTTTTCCTTGATGAGTTTGCTCATTTCCGTGATGATGAGGAGATTTTCGTAGCCGCCCTCCCCCTCGCATCAAGGGGATACGAAGTCCATATAGCCTCAACGCCTCTGGGGGCAAGGGGATTATTCTATGAGATTTATAACAATAAGGAAAAATATCCCCAATACAAGCGATTTAGAATTCCTTGGTGGCATTGCCCCGTTTTCACCACCGACCTCGTGAGGGCAATGAAAGAGGCGGAAAACATGACCACGGAGGAGCGAGTGGAGAAGTTCGGCACGCCAGCCTTAAAGGAAATATTTGCTTCCTTTCCAACGATTGAGGGCTTCCAGCAGGAATATGAGTGTTCCTTCCTTTCCGATGTGGGGGCATTCTTTACTTACGACGACCTCATCAATGTTATCTCGGACGAGTTGCCACCCGTTGTTGCGGGAACTAAAGAGGGCTATTTCCATATCGGCGTGGATATAGGGCGGACGAGAGACGCAACAGCGATAGCGATAGTCTTCCAGCCTTTTCAGGGCTATTCCTATCTCCATAAATTGGATATCCTATTCAAAATACCATTCAACGAGACATTTAAGCGGGTTGAGGATTACATCAAGGTTTACAAGCCGATAAAGGTCTATGTGGACGCCACTGGGATGGGGATGCCTTTGGCGGAGGAGCTAAAAAATCGCTGGGGAAATTTAATTGAGGGCGTGAACTTCACGAGGGCGGTTAAGGAAAGCTTGATGACCAACTTGAAAAGCTTATTTGAGAAAGGGGAACTCAAGATACCAAGGCATCAGGAATTGATTTTACAGCTCCACTCAATAGAGAGGGAAAGCTATTCGGCGAAGGGGCATGACGACGCCGCTTGGGCGTTGGCTTTGGCTTGCGCGGGCTTGAGGATGGGCGGTAAATGGGAGGTGGCTGGTGGAAGGAGTATATTCCTCTAAGTCCAAGGGAAGAAGGGAACAGGATTGTTTGTGAAACAAGAATAGAGTGCAAAAGTGACAGCCATAGTAAATTCACCGAAAATCATTCCCAAAAAGAACATCCTTGCCCTGCGATAGAGACGCATACCTCCTGCCCCTAAGATAACCGTTTTCAGAATCCAAGCTACGAGGATGGGGAACCAGAAGACGATTATTCCCCAGGAGGTTGACATAGCGTATCCAAGGGGATGGAAGGGCCACCACCAAAATCTCATTCTCATTATGGTAAGGAAAATGGTGAAAACCGCTCCGATTATGAAGAAGGTGAGGAAGTGGAGATTGAGGGGAGCCGTTCCCTCGGCGAAGGGTTTATTCTCCCGGAAGAATTGGATATTGTTGCCCTGGAAGGGGAAGGTGTAGAGGGTAATAGCTCCTTTTCTGTAAGCGATCATCAGGTGGAGGACGCCAGCGATAACCATTGAGGAAAGGATAGCGATTAGGAATACCCAGGGCAGGCTTCGTCTTCGGAGCCTTACCCCGTCGGCTATCTTGAAGCCATCAAGGAAACCCGTAAGGAGTATTCCTCTTAAATCTCGTGTGAATAGGGCGTCAAAGAAGGCAAGGACGGTGAGGTTCTTTGCGCCAAGCGTGCTTGCTGGGCTGAAGAGGGAGTAGACATCCAAGGGTGTGAAGCAACCCTCGGTCATTATTAGACCGCCCTCGGCGGTAGAGCGAGCCATAACTATCGCCTCAACGAATATGTAGATTATGAACTCAAAGAAAGCCAGCCAAAGCGCCATTCCCGCCATATTGCTCCAGAGTCCTATCAAGATGATGGAGATGAGGAGTCCCCAGAAGGCGACTCTATAGGGCATAACTTCATCTGGCTCATCTTTCTCCTTCCCAATAGCTGCTCTGAAGACCCTTTTCAGGTGAGGGAGGGCGGTATAGAAGAAGTATCCTGCTACGACGAAGAAGGCGCCAGTCGTTTGGTAGGCGACGAATTGCTGAGCGGCAGCGTGAGGTGCATTGACTATCTCTATTCCGAAGCTCGTCGCGATAACTTCCTCAATCTTGAAAAGGAGATAGAAGAACCAGAAGCTGAAGAGCAATTGAGATGGAAGGAGGTAGAAGAAGCCTATGCCGGCGAAAGAGACATAGGCGTGGAAGAAGGTCACGCCCGTCCAGGGGTGGGTTGTCATGTATTGGTTTAGATTTATATCAACTTTTATTTCCGGCAGGGAAGGGAAGACCTTCTGAAGACCGTTGAGACCGAAGACGATAGCTGGGATGGCGAATCCGAACCACATAAGCCTATTGGTGAGGAAGGCGTCTCCCTCGTTAATCATCTCAAGTGGGAGTTGGACGAGTGGGAAGGGGAGTTTTTCTCCTTCCACCCATTGTTTTCTCATAATCACTGCGAGGCAGAAGAAGGAGAAGAAGACGAGCAAAATTAGAATAGACCAAATCAAGGTTGGACCGAGCCATTTTCCCCAGGGGATAGGTTCTCCGTAGAAGTATCCTTCATAATATGCTCTCACAATCTCCTGTTTAGGGGGTCCAGCTGGGTCCCAGGGGACAAGCCATTTCTTTATATGAGGGAAGAACAACTCCTCCCATTTATTCACGGGGTCTGCAAAGTAATTGACGCCCACCATAGTGGGCATAAGGTCCTCCATCAATCCTCTGGAGGTAATCATAGAGCTCACGAGCATCATCATAAAGATGACGGCGAGCTCTTGGGGTGTAAGGGGTTTGGTGATGCGTTTGAGTAGTTTGTTAATTAGGATGAGGGCGAACAGCAAAGCCACTACCACCGCAGGTAGCTGGAGGAAGCCTATCATTATTTCCTTTGTTACGAGCTCCGCCCAGGAGACGATGAAGGAGGTAAGGGCAACGAAGAAAAGGCCGATAAAGACTGAGCGGAAGGTCATAGCTTAGAGATTCCCTAGGAAATGGTCAATGGCTTCCACGATATTAGCTCCCTCTACCTCCACCGTTCTCTCTTCGATCTTTATTCCGCTCCTGCCCTTGAATCCTTGCACCATATCCGTTCTAAGGAACTCAACTCTCAGAAGGACAGGTTCTTCAAATTTCAATGGTTTGAGTTTTTCCAGTTTCGTCAAAGAGCGTTTAGCGGAATCCTTTATCAATTTGCGAACTTTCTTGGGATTTAAACATTTGGCACTTGTGCGGGAAAGGGCTTCTTTCACGGCGACCAATTCAACATCATCACCCAGGAGTTCGCTTGCCTCTTTGCATAGAATATCGTCGCCTGTCACCAATGCTACGGGGATACCGTAATGACCGGCATAGCCAGCAACCCAAGCCAATTCCCCTGCCTTCTTCCCATTTATATAGCAATTTACCCAACTTGCGGAGGACATGGTATGCTCCAAGACGCCGGGCGAGCCCGCCATAGAGTGAAATCCTATGCAGAAGACCGCGTCCCAGCCCTCATCTATATAGGGGAGATAGCGTCCCCAGGGAGAGCCCATGACGACCTCCGCTTCCTCGTTCAGCTCGTCAAGGATGAGATTATAGGCGTTGTTTGCTCCGTGTCCGTCAATTACGAGCACCCTTTTCGCTCCCGCCTCAAAAGCGCCCTCAATCGCTGAGTTTACCTCCTGCGTGAGATAATGTCTTGCCTGCTCATACATTGGGTCGCCGGGCTGGAGAACCTGCCGGGGCAGAACTACTCCTCCTACACCTTCAAGGTCCGTCATAATATAAACTTTCATATTCAGCCCTCCTCTATTTCGTCCTCCTCAATAACTTTTATGTGCAGTTCCTTGAGCTGGTTTTCATCCACGGGGGAGGGGGCTTCCGTTAGCGGGCAGGAGCCAGTTTGTGTCTTGGGGAAAGCTATAACTTCTCTTATGGATTCCTCACCGAGAGCCAGAGCGACAATCCTATCCAAGCCGAGGGCGATGCCGCCGTGGGGAGGGGCGCCATATTGGAAAGCTCTAAGGAGGAAGCCGAACCTCTCCTCCGCAACAGCCTCATCCAAGCCGATGATTTGGAAAACTTTTCTCTGAAGCCCGCTATTGTGGATTCTTATTGAGCCGCCCCCGATTTCGTTTCCGTTTAAGATAACATCATAGATTTTTCCCCTTACCTTCAAAGGCTCCGTGTCAAGTAGGGGAATATCCTCATCAAGAGGAGAGGAGAAAGGATGATGGGATGGTTCAATCCGCTTCTCTTCTTCATTGTATCGAAAGAGCGGGAAGTCAGTTA from bacterium includes these protein-coding regions:
- a CDS encoding M55 family metallopeptidase, whose amino-acid sequence is MKVYIMTDLEGVGGVVLPRQVLQPGDPMYEQARHYLTQEVNSAIEGAFEAGAKRVLVIDGHGANNAYNLILDELNEEAEVVMGSPWGRYLPYIDEGWDAVFCIGFHSMAGSPGVLEHTMSSASWVNCYINGKKAGELAWVAGYAGHYGIPVALVTGDDILCKEASELLGDDVELVAVKEALSRTSAKCLNPKKVRKLIKDSAKRSLTKLEKLKPLKFEEPVLLRVEFLRTDMVQGFKGRSGIKIEERTVEVEGANIVEAIDHFLGNL
- a CDS encoding sigma-70 family RNA polymerase sigma factor, whose product is MKRYVSESWLRKKEKRELGVARRYAVVYLESVREKEAAEREREKARRLVQKILSLTELSEVQREVIDYFLEGLSLREIARKRGVHFRAVQKAFRGALKRMKEAIKKHNIDPDEEDIDFFTEYDY
- a CDS encoding N-acetylmuramoyl-L-alanine amidase, with protein sequence MSKCIVIDPGHGGTDPGAVGFGVREKDLAWKYSLSLKWFLQKLGYDVILTRWSDVYVPLGIRPQIARGKDAFVSIHFNAGSEQARGLEVWYHDNDRKGKKFAETVEGVMRKVTTSRGVKRDTSRYKRGFCVLRLCSAWGIPAILVEVGFITNYEENKALMRDNERLRLMQSLALAIDKFMKGG
- a CDS encoding fibronectin type III domain-containing protein, producing MALGISVDKSNPALNETYTITISPPQGGAFHHHVTLYESTDGGNTWTALQTWQTLGSSTPLNYSTSKSTAGTYTYQAIDYYIDNSIADQSGTIDVNVGGASPTTLTLSVDPNPVVHDPAGEGVATLTATLTADGTPLSGKTITFRVTQVGIRTPDLYTTTSETGTDGTASVQISPSLWWASYPDVLDVEVGAEFGGEYPNYGPSYSDWIEVKWYRADTTLTLTAPSSVSAGVQFQILVKLEPQTYSNEYQDKTIELWRDGSKVATAQTDTNGVAYFYQTLQPGTYSYQAKFNGEIGHLAPATSSTVEITATGAGSLTLSATPGSGQILYEWSKYEGANFDHYRLRVGTSSGGSDVANLTFSDVNKTSHILTGLVNGTTYYARIYAEDSSNSVLAQSEEIQATPQATTYTEVSGTATSQKISLTRAVSGQIISASTWNQDEQTIENFTGKIYIGSVDIPTNVKDVKVNLPSGLPASIKVIGILESPVPVAVSIEEVTSSYFKLHLSSAINYTTKFHYLIWGV
- a CDS encoding HEPN domain-containing protein: MRRSKEEARRWLRQAKKDLEIGKNLGKMGEYAYACFHLEQAGQKALKSFLYFMGKRYIWEHSIFNLTQQCAEYDSEFRELLDAGKYLDRFYLTTRYPDAVAPPALPYELFTEEDFKKALELAERILRFVERKIAS
- a CDS encoding N-acetyl-gamma-glutamyl-phosphate reductase, whose protein sequence is MTRIGIVGVTGLVGETLLSLLWNHPEAEISYLASDHSAGKKLCEVLPRFRDIDLSLHPTDLDLIKKNCEVVFICKPHGASMDLVKEIIPLGIKVIDSGADFRLKNAELFSHWYGKPHTAPHILPHSVYGLPELHREEIRKAKLVAVPGCYPTGVTLAVAPLAKAGLIEGEVIANCYSGISGAGRNYNPSVGNLFIDCYDDLRPYNVLKHRHTPEMEQELSLLSGREISVLFVPHLAPIERGILSTVYVKLRETLKEDSLYQLYNDFYKEAPFVRISSSLPSTKLVKNTNYCDISLRSDGNWVVCISAIDNLMKGAAGQAVECFNLINDYPWERGLRRG
- a CDS encoding nucleotidyltransferase domain-containing protein produces the protein MDRLKKAIECLKRYDPEKIILFGSYARNDFDSESDIDFVVIKNTEKRFIERLLEVAGLLGNELGKIDVFVYTPEEFNRMIESGNPFIERVLKEGKIVYEKK